The following are encoded together in the Argopecten irradians isolate NY chromosome 5, Ai_NY, whole genome shotgun sequence genome:
- the LOC138323970 gene encoding ras-related protein Rap-2c-like, with the protein MADMDQRNRIVFLGAGRVGKSSILKRFLHGTFSSEYKETVEDLYSREYDVQGNHLKVDFLDTAGNIAFPAMRRLSIANAHAFVLVYSLTNEATFIEVKQLWENIKEVRENYQEIPCAIVGNCIDMENNRQVEKFDALNWAYNDNLGGAFVEVSAKDDECITDIFKILFEQLKVPRSRLPEKFSLLTRRLSSHSLEQSDQEAEPKTPPEEKKFFRSRSLIRRGSKPKVKRSSRNKNDCEVS; encoded by the coding sequence ATGGCGGATATGGATCAAAGAAATAGGATTGTGTTTCTTGGAGCAGGAAGAGTTGGAAAGAGCTCAATTTTAAAACGCTTTCTGCACGGTACATTCTCTAGTGAATATAAAGAAACAGTGGAAGACTTGTATAGTCGTGAATATGACGTGCAAGGAAATCATTTAAAGGTGGACTTCCTCGACACAGCAGGAAATATAGCTTTCCCGGCCATGCGCCGATTATCCATAGCCAACGCGCATGCGTTTGTTTTAGTTTACTCTTTAACTAATGAAGCGACTTTTATTGAAGTAAAACAATTATGGGAAAATATCAAAGAAGTGCGCGAAAATTATCAAGAAATTCCATGTGCAATTGTAGGCAACTGTATCGACATGGAAAATAACAGGCAAGTGGAAAAGTTTGACGCGCTCAACTGGGCCTATAACGATAATTTAGGAGGCGCCTTCGTGGAGGTTTCGGCTAAAGACGACGAATGTATAACCGATATATTTAAGATTCTGTTTGAACAACTTAAAGTTCCTCGTTCCAGACTCCCGGAAAAATTCAGCCTCCTGACTCGACGGTTAAGTTCCCATTCGCTGGAACAATCGGATCAAGAAGCTGAACCAAAGACTCCGCCGGAGGAAAAGAAGTTTTTCAGGAGTCGGAGTCTGATCCGAAGAGGAAGCAAGCCAAAAGTTAAAAGATCCTCTAGGAATAAAAACGATTGTGAAGTCTCGTAG